TACCGGAAACTATATTTGGACAAACAACCTGTCTAAATTATTGTCCGCATCTCCATTTGCGACTTCAAAAAACATTTTTCATGTTTATTTATGGGATAATCTTGCGATGTTGTTGGCGGGGGTTTTCCCCGGCGTTACTTGGCACGGCATTAGCCACACACTCGAGCAGGTCGTGTTCCTGCCAGCTATCCAACAACACCCACAAGAAGGTGGATGCGCCCCATCGCGGATGCACGTACGGGCCATAAGGCCTATGCCGACTGTCACGGGGATTTTCGTAATCTCAGACAAAACGCACAGAAGCAGTTCTGTACATTTGCACACCAATAATATAAGTTATCAAAAGTTCTCTGTCAAGATGCACCAAACACCAAATACACAACCTTATCGTAATTCGCCACGAAACTCACAACCATTGCGTTTCAAATACACAGAATCTAAATTCGTCTACAGGATTAATGAACATGTTTAACGCATCACTTTCATGGATTAAGAGCAAGCAAGTCTTCCTGAAAATTCAGGCGGGCACGGGAGACAATTTGCAGCAAGAAGACATTCGGGAAGGATTCACCGACTATTGCCTATGGTCCACGTTCCGGCCGGAATGCATCGACACCGACGGCGAGCTTGACATGGAATGCCTGGACAGCGGAATGGTCCTGTTCAGGGAAAACTGCACCCCCGGAGAGGCGCTGGAATTGAGCTACCGGCAAGCCTTCGGCACCGACTTCGACAAGGACGACATCGCGGTACTGATGGAAGAATGACGCCGCCTTTTCACTTGATGGGGGAAGCCTCCCCCTGCCTGCAGCCCCGGCATACGTCATTGCGAGCGTAGCGAAGCAATCCATAGCCGGGTCTTCCGGACACCCTCTCTCCTAAGGGCTCCGCCCCTAAAACCCCAAAACATTTTTGCTGTTAATGATTTTTTACTCAAAGTTTGGTAAAATTAATGCGTATTAATTGTTATATAAATAGACATCTTTAAAAGGATTTTTTATGGCTAGACACACATTCACTTTCCAAGGTGGAGAAGAACTCACAACAATGGGAGCAAGTTGGTTTGTATCCTACTGCTACTATAAGAAAATAAAGTCAACGCACTTAAATTGGCGAAAACCATCCACTTACACAAATCGTATAAGTGTCTTTGGAAGAACTCAAAATATGCACAAGTACTATCTTGAACGAGTTCTCGAAATGGATATAACTAATCTGAATAAAAATCGAATTGATTTGAGCGGAATTCAAATCAAAGAGATGGCTAAAGAGCTTTTAGAAAAGTGGTAATTGAAATTTTTGCAAATATCCTAAAATGTCATTATATGTCACCATAAAATTATAGATTTTATTCAGCAAACAAAAATGCCTGTACATTCATTTTTCAACATGGAGGTTTATAATGAATGTTTTGCTTGATACAAGTATTATTCTCAACAAGATTCTTGGAAATAAAGCCGACCAAGACGTCAAAATCCTCTTTAAGTGGCTCGATCGTTCGAAAAGTCAAAAGGTCATTCATGCCAGGACGGTCGAAGAATTGCAGAAAACGGAACCAACTGCATTTCTGTCGCTGAACCTGTCTGAATTCAAAATAATTCAAGAAGAACCAGCCGCGCAGAATGCAGATGGTGCGTATCTTTTGAATGCGATTGCATCGAATTGCGCCGATTTGCTCATTTCCGAAGATGAAAAAATCCATGCCGTAGCCAAGTCGCTCAATCTTGCAGACAAGGTGCTCGACATCGACCAATTCCTTGAAAAAATCTTTGCCGACAATCCGGAAATGGTGGATTACAAGGTCCTTAATGTCCAGAAAATTCCTTTCGGCAAGATTGACCTTGACGATCCGTTTTTTCTTTCCTTAAAGAATGACTATATGGGTTTTGCGGAATGGTTTCAAAGAAAACGCAACGAAATAGCTTACATAACCTTTAATTCTAAGAACGGAAAACTGTTGTCGTTTCTTTATCTGAAAATTGAAGGTCCTGAAGAGAACTACGCCGACATTCAGCCAGCCTTTCCTCAAAAGAAAAGGTTGAAGGTGGGGACTTTTAAGGTTATCCGTAATGGCTTTAGGCTCGGAGAAAGGTTCCTCAAAATCATTTTCGACAATGCCTTGAAACATAAAGTCGATGAAATTTATGTAACTATTTTTGATAGGAGCGACGAACAAAAACGCTTAATCGCCCTGATGGAAAAATGGGGCTTCGTATATTGGGGGAAGAAGGGCGAAGAAAACATATATGTCCGTAATTTCGTTCCAGAATGTGATGGCGAGAACGTGAACAAGACCTACCCGTTCATTTCCAGGAACCGGGACACCTATATCGTGCCAATATACCCGGAGTACCACACCGAGCTTCTTCCTGATTCCATCCTGAATACCGAGTCCCCTGAAGACTTTGTGGAAGATTCGCCGCATCGCAATGGCATTTCTAAAGTCTATGTTTCACGAGCATGGGAACCGCACCCCCGCAAAGGCGACATCCTTGTTTTCTATAGGACTGGCGGACTCTACAAGGGCGTTGTAACGACAATCGGCGTGGTTTCTGATACAAGGGAGTCCTTTGCAAACAAGGAAGAATTCATCAAGTATTGTCTGAGAGGTAGCGTTTTCCCCGAAAAAGAACTCGAAAAAATGTGGGACTACAAGCCACAAAAGCCTTTTGTTGTTAATTTTCTTTATGTATATTCATTCCCGAAGAGAATCAACATGGAACGGCTTATTGATATGGGAATCTTCAAGGGTGTCAATGATGCCCCGAGAGGGTTTTACAAAATATCAAAAGACCTGTTTGAATCCATCTTAAAGGAGACTGCGAGTGAAGGCCGTTTTATTGTCGATTAAGCCAGAATTCGCCCACAAGATTTTTGAAGGCTCGAAAAAGTTCGAGTTCCGCAAGCAGGTTTTTAAGGACACTTCTGTAAAGAAGGTTATCGTGTATTCGTCTTCTCCGGAACAGAAGGTTATTGGCGAATTCGAAATTGAGACCATCTTGAGTGACACGCCCAACAATATCTGGATACAGACAAAACTGTACTCAGGTATTTCGCAGGAATTTTACGACGAGTATTTCAAAGGTCGCGACAATGCGTATGCGATTAAGGTCGCTTCTACAAAGAAATACCGCAAGGAAAAATCCCTAGCCGATTACAACGTTCAATCTGCTCCGCAATCTTTTGCGTATGTAGAGGTGTAAATGTCCGTACCTAAGTTTGAAGAATTCCTCTATCCGTTCCTGGTTCAAATCAAGGACCGCGATTTGTCTTCTAAAGAGATGCGCGATGCGCTGGTTGCTCACTTTGGCTTGACGGAGGCTGATTGCGTTCTCAAGACAAAGAGCGGAACCAACACTCAGGTGAACGACAGGATAAATTGGGTTCGTCAGTATTTGCGTCGGGCACTTTTTGTGGACCTTCCGCAAAAGGGCGTATATCACATTACCGAACGCGGCAAGGAATATCTGCAAAAGCACAAGACACTTTCTAAAAAAGACTTGATGGCATATCCGGAATTTTCGAAATATGCTACCGGCTCCACTATGGGAGAACCCGTCAGTCCGAGTCCTGTTCCGGTCGAAAACGAGTCCCAGGACATGACGCCGACCGAATTGCTAGAACAGGCCTTCGACAACATTAATCGCGACTTGGCGGAGGATTTGCTGCAGAAGGTAATGGAACAGACTCCGAGATTCTTTGAGACTCTCGTTGTCGACTTGTTGAAAAAGATGGGTTATGGTGGATCGTTCGATGATTCCACAAAGGTGACGCCCTATGTTCATGATGACGGAATAGACGGCATCATTTACGAGGACAAGTTGGGCCTGGACAAAATATACATCCAGGCGAAACGCTACAAGGCGGACATCACCGTCGGTAAACCGCAAATTCAACAGTTCGCGGGCGCGTTGGATGAGCAAAAGGCGACAAAGGGCGTCTTTATCACCACAAGCGATTACAGCAAAGAAGCCCGCAACTATGTCGAAAAACTGAGCAAGAAAATTGTGCTTATCAACGGCCAGGAACTCACGCGGTTCATGATTGAGTTCAATGTCGGCGTAAGCACCAAGAAAACCTACGATGTCAAGCGAATTGACTCGGACTATTTTGAAGAGTAGAGATGTCTAAAAAGTTTACATTTATTGACTTATTTGCAGGATGTGGAGGATTATCAGAAGGCTTCTATCGAGAAGATTTTAAAGCGCTTCTACATTTGGAATGGGATCCGGCTGCTTGCAAAACATTACGGACAAGGATGAAGCATTATGGATACAAAGCATCAGAAATAAACAATGCTGTGCTTTGTGATGATATCACTAGTTCTGATATAGTTGAAAAAATATCGTCTAGGATAGATAAAGATGTGGACATTTTAGTTGGAGGCCCTCCTTGTCAAGCGTTTTCGACGCAGGGGCGGGCACAAGATCCAAATTCAATGAAGGATGATCCGCGAAATTACTTGTTTGAAAACTATTTGCTGGTGTTAAATCATTTTAAGCCAAAGTTTTTTGTCTTTGAAAATGTTCGTGGAATCCTTACTGCAAAACCGAAAGGAAAAAGGATTTTTGACGAAATAATTTCAAAAATGCGAAAGACTTATAAGGTTTGCGACAATTCTAAAATAATACTTTTGAATGCTGCGGATTATGGGGTTCCTCAAATTCGAGAAAGGGTTATTCTCATTGGCGTCAGAAACGATATTGATGTTGAACCCGAAGAGATATACAAGAGTGTTGCAAAGACGAATAGCAATGATAAAAATTCAAAGTTGCCACCATATGTGACAATCAAAGATGCTATTTCAGATTTGCCATTTGTTCTTCCTTCTGAAGGCAAAGAAGTTTGGGAAAATTACGAAACGCACGTTCACAATGATTTCCTTTCTAAAATCAGACCCGATAATTTTAAGGCTGTTTATAACCACACGGCAAGAACTCAAAATGAGAAAGATCGAGAACGCTATCGCATTTTGAGCGAGCATCAAAATTGGCAACTGAAAGACCTGCAGAAGGTTCGCCCTGATCTAATAAATCACGATCCGAAGCATTTTGGAAACAGATACACCGTTCAAGAGTGGGGTAAACCGGGAAAAACGATATGCGCACACCTTTACAAGGACGGGAATCTCTTCATCCATCCCGATCCAAAACAGGAACGAACTTTTACTGTTCGTGAAGCGGCCCGCGTTCAATCTTTTCCAGACGATTTTTTCTTTGAAGGTTCTAAAACGGAACAATACCGTCAAGTTGGAAATGCCGTGCCGCCATTAATGGCTCAGGCTTTAGCAAAGGCTATCAAGAAATTTTTAAAAAAGGTTAATTAAGTGTACGAATTTATTGATTTGTTTTGTGGTGCAGGCGGCTTTTCAACGGGGCTTGAATTGGCTGGTTTTAAGTGCATTGGTGGAATAGATAATATAGAAACCATTGTAAAAACTCATGCGTTGAATCATAAAAATTCAAAATCTATTTGCGGAGACATAAGAGAAATTCCTCCTGAAAAGTTTGCGAAGATTATTGGCAAGAAAAAGGTTGATGTCATTATCGGTGGACCTCCTTGTCCGACTTTTTCGACAATCGGAGATGCAAAAATTCGATCTGTTACTGGTTTGCCGACAGAAAAAGACCCTAGAAATCAGTTGTTTCTAGAATACCTAAAGTACGTTGAGTATTTTCGTCCTGAAATATTTGTTATTGAAAACGTCCCGAATTTTATAACAAAATATAATGGCAAGATTTTTAATACCGCTGTCAAAATTATTGAAAGTATTGGAAAAGAGGAAAATGATGGAGAAGGGCTGTATGAGGTAATCAAACCTGTTCAAGTTTTGAATAGCGTATATTATGGGGTCCCGCAGACAAGAAAAAGAATGCTTTTGGTTGCCCAAAAGAAATCAAAACAAAAATTCTCCTATCCAAAGCCAACTCATTACTATGATCAGGAAGATAAGAAGGGGTTGAAGCATTTTGTAACTGTCGGCGACGCAATCAGTGATTTGCCCAGAATTACGGATAATTGGCGTGTTTCAGAAGTAGAGTATTCCAAATATACTCGTTTGAATGACTATCAAAAAATAATGCGCTCGAATCATAGTTCGAGATTTGTGTCTAACAACATTTGTAGAATGTCTAATGACAGGGCAAAGCAAGTTTTTCCGCATATGCCACAAGGTGGAAAATATATGGATTTGCCCCCTGAAATCCGAAGGATTCTGCCATTTAGAGAAGACATTTTCCATGACAGACTGAAACGTCTGATAATGGATCAACCTTCTTGGACTGTTATTGCACACATTGGAATGGATGGATACATGTACATCCACCCGACTGAAAATAGAACTCTTTCTGTTCGTGAAGCCGCACGACTACAGTCTTTCCCAGATGACTTTGTTTTTGTTGGAAATCAACAAGAGACCTATGTCCAAGTAGGAAACGCTGTTCCCCCGCTTTTAGGAAAAGTGATGGGCGAAAGCATAATGGAATTCTTGAAGAAACGGAGGACTAAATGAAAATCCTTATCGTAAAATTTCGGACTAACGACTTAGACCCAAGTTATGGGAAGCAAGTTGAATTCAGTTCAAAGAACGTTCAAGAGTTCTTTGAGTTTGATAAAACAGAGGAATACATCACCTTTATTTACAATGATTATAATTTTAAACCCTCGCTTGATAAAAAAAGTATAAAGGGATACTTAAAGCTGAGCCCAGCACGAGGGGACTATAAAGTCTATCAAAATTTGGATGGATCACTTTTTATAAAGGATTTTTTTATTCATGAACTAGGACTGTCGTTAGTCGCAAACAAAGATGATTTCTTTATTTTGGCAAAAATTTCTAGTAAGGAATATTTTCTTTCATATATTCCAAATAGCTCTGATTTAGGAAAATTTATTTCTAAAAATAATTTAAGCGGAAGGGTTGTTGACGTCCAAAGAGAAGAATTAGACAAATCTGTTGATAAAGGTCTAGATGCAAAAGCCCAATTGTCTAATCTTACTTTACAACGTATTGTTTTTGGCGCTCCCGGTACGGGAAAGAGCCACACATTGGAAGATGATCGAAAAAACAGTGACTTTGCAGGCTTCGAAAGAGTTACGTTTCATCCTAATTATAGTTTTGCTCAATTTGTTGGTTCCTATAAGCCAATGGTAAAATCTACCGATTTGTCATTTGATCTTGATGCAGAAAAAAAACATGTTTTAGAAATTTTGAATGATGAATCTAAAAGTGGCCAAGAAAAATATGATTTATTGTATGAACAGTTCAAAAATGATACTGGGTTGACTAGATTACCTTTATTGATCGGTCTTTATTCAAATGATGATTTCAAGACAAGAAAAACAGATGGGACGCCAGCCGTCGGAGACAACAGTGTTGAAAGAAATCACGGACGCTTCATAAGGCCCTATGTGTCTCTTTATAGGAATCATGTGAAAGACGAGGAAATTACATATAAATATGTTCCTGGTCCCTTTATGCGGATGTATGTTTCGGCAAAAAAGGATGAAAATCATAATTATTTGCTTCTAATAGAAGAGATTAATCGAGCTAATGTAGCCGCTGTTTTTGGCGATGTATTCCAGCTTCTTGACCGAAAAAATGGCGTTAGTGAATATCCCATTGCTGCTAGTGAAGATATCAAGAAATATTTAAAAGATAACGGAATTGATGATTGTGAAGAATTGAGAATCCCAAACAACATGTACATCTGGGCGACAATGAACAGTGCCGATCAGGGCGTATTCCCGATGGATACGGCCTTCAAGCGTCGTTGGGAATTTGAATACATCGGAATAGATGAAAATGAAGATGGAATTAAGGATTATGATGTTCCACTTCAAAAGAAAGAAGATGGCTCTCATGAATGGGTAAAGTGGAACGATCTTCGTCATTCTATCAATGACAAGTTGACAGAAATGAAAATCAACGAAGACAAGTTGCTTGGTCCCTATT
Above is a genomic segment from Fibrobacter sp. UWB2 containing:
- a CDS encoding restriction endonuclease, with the protein product MSVPKFEEFLYPFLVQIKDRDLSSKEMRDALVAHFGLTEADCVLKTKSGTNTQVNDRINWVRQYLRRALFVDLPQKGVYHITERGKEYLQKHKTLSKKDLMAYPEFSKYATGSTMGEPVSPSPVPVENESQDMTPTELLEQAFDNINRDLAEDLLQKVMEQTPRFFETLVVDLLKKMGYGGSFDDSTKVTPYVHDDGIDGIIYEDKLGLDKIYIQAKRYKADITVGKPQIQQFAGALDEQKATKGVFITTSDYSKEARNYVEKLSKKIVLINGQELTRFMIEFNVGVSTKKTYDVKRIDSDYFEE
- a CDS encoding DNA cytosine methyltransferase codes for the protein MSKKFTFIDLFAGCGGLSEGFYREDFKALLHLEWDPAACKTLRTRMKHYGYKASEINNAVLCDDITSSDIVEKISSRIDKDVDILVGGPPCQAFSTQGRAQDPNSMKDDPRNYLFENYLLVLNHFKPKFFVFENVRGILTAKPKGKRIFDEIISKMRKTYKVCDNSKIILLNAADYGVPQIRERVILIGVRNDIDVEPEEIYKSVAKTNSNDKNSKLPPYVTIKDAISDLPFVLPSEGKEVWENYETHVHNDFLSKIRPDNFKAVYNHTARTQNEKDRERYRILSEHQNWQLKDLQKVRPDLINHDPKHFGNRYTVQEWGKPGKTICAHLYKDGNLFIHPDPKQERTFTVREAARVQSFPDDFFFEGSKTEQYRQVGNAVPPLMAQALAKAIKKFLKKVN
- a CDS encoding DNA cytosine methyltransferase, whose translation is MYEFIDLFCGAGGFSTGLELAGFKCIGGIDNIETIVKTHALNHKNSKSICGDIREIPPEKFAKIIGKKKVDVIIGGPPCPTFSTIGDAKIRSVTGLPTEKDPRNQLFLEYLKYVEYFRPEIFVIENVPNFITKYNGKIFNTAVKIIESIGKEENDGEGLYEVIKPVQVLNSVYYGVPQTRKRMLLVAQKKSKQKFSYPKPTHYYDQEDKKGLKHFVTVGDAISDLPRITDNWRVSEVEYSKYTRLNDYQKIMRSNHSSRFVSNNICRMSNDRAKQVFPHMPQGGKYMDLPPEIRRILPFREDIFHDRLKRLIMDQPSWTVIAHIGMDGYMYIHPTENRTLSVREAARLQSFPDDFVFVGNQQETYVQVGNAVPPLLGKVMGESIMEFLKKRRTK
- a CDS encoding AAA family ATPase, encoding MKILIVKFRTNDLDPSYGKQVEFSSKNVQEFFEFDKTEEYITFIYNDYNFKPSLDKKSIKGYLKLSPARGDYKVYQNLDGSLFIKDFFIHELGLSLVANKDDFFILAKISSKEYFLSYIPNSSDLGKFISKNNLSGRVVDVQREELDKSVDKGLDAKAQLSNLTLQRIVFGAPGTGKSHTLEDDRKNSDFAGFERVTFHPNYSFAQFVGSYKPMVKSTDLSFDLDAEKKHVLEILNDESKSGQEKYDLLYEQFKNDTGLTRLPLLIGLYSNDDFKTRKTDGTPAVGDNSVERNHGRFIRPYVSLYRNHVKDEEITYKYVPGPFMRMYVSAKKDENHNYLLLIEEINRANVAAVFGDVFQLLDRKNGVSEYPIAASEDIKKYLKDNGIDDCEELRIPNNMYIWATMNSADQGVFPMDTAFKRRWEFEYIGIDENEDGIKDYDVPLQKKEDGSHEWVKWNDLRHSINDKLTEMKINEDKLLGPYFISEEKLKLVKGEKEDNADEFVKSFKSKVLMYLLEDAVKMRPGDLFDENAVGRLRFSDICKKFDEIGQGIFNFKK